A window of Caloranaerobacter sp. TR13 contains these coding sequences:
- a CDS encoding WecB/TagA/CpsF family glycosyltransferase, which translates to MKDTIKIMGIRIDKVTLDSAIDKVHEFVKSNKTNVIYTPNTEIVMAARKDEELKALLNDGDLVIPDGIGLVYASRIKKKPLKERVTGYDLSIKIIEMANKEGLSLFLLGGKQGVALKACENIKQRYNNVKIAGFHHGYFKGTHIGYKAHKEENEVIKKINDAKPDILFVGFGAPRQERWIHENKDKLNCKVIIGNGGTLDILAGNVKRAPRIFQTLGLEWLYRLLKEPSRYKRQMVLPLFAMLVLFSKDDIVE; encoded by the coding sequence GTGAAGGACACTATTAAAATAATGGGTATAAGAATAGATAAAGTAACTTTAGATTCTGCTATAGATAAGGTGCATGAATTTGTAAAAAGCAATAAAACAAATGTTATATATACTCCGAATACCGAAATTGTAATGGCAGCAAGAAAAGATGAAGAATTAAAGGCTCTATTAAATGATGGAGACTTGGTTATACCAGATGGCATAGGGTTAGTTTATGCATCAAGAATAAAGAAAAAGCCTCTTAAAGAGAGAGTAACTGGATATGACCTTTCTATAAAAATAATAGAGATGGCTAATAAAGAAGGATTAAGTTTATTTTTGCTTGGGGGCAAACAAGGGGTTGCGCTTAAGGCTTGTGAAAATATAAAACAAAGATATAATAATGTTAAAATAGCAGGTTTCCATCATGGATATTTTAAAGGAACGCATATTGGGTATAAAGCCCATAAAGAAGAAAATGAAGTTATTAAGAAAATCAATGATGCTAAACCTGATATTCTTTTTGTTGGATTTGGAGCGCCTAGACAGGAAAGATGGATTCATGAAAATAAAGATAAATTGAATTGTAAAGTTATAATAGGAAACGGAGGTACTCTGGATATTTTAGCAGGTAATGTTAAAAGAGCTCCTAGAATTTTTCAGACACTAGGACTAGAATGGTTATACAGACTATTGAAAGAACCTTCCAGATATAAAAGACAAATGGTATTACCTTTATTTGCAATGCTGGTACTATTTTCGAAAGATGACATCGTGGAATAG
- a CDS encoding YitT family protein, giving the protein MENIKKNWYRYIVEYIGITIGTIIMALSLNLFLEPNTIAPGGVTGLAIVIKKIIGIDVDITNLIINIPLFIFGLIVLGKAFGAKTLYGTFALSFFIRILPNGNLVNELLLAAIFGGVLMGIGLGIVFRFGGTTGGTDLAGAILNKYFPGFSTATFMMSIDLCVVAIAGIVDKKLETSLYSVIALYIIVKVIDLILEGLGYAKAFFIISQYPDKIGNTILEKLNRGVTVLKGRGMYTGKDRDVLLCVVNRSQVTKLKEIVHQIDKNAFVMVADIYEVLGEGFKEIKTTG; this is encoded by the coding sequence ATGGAAAATATCAAGAAGAATTGGTATAGGTATATAGTTGAATATATAGGTATAACAATTGGTACAATAATTATGGCACTATCTTTAAACTTGTTTTTAGAACCTAATACTATAGCACCAGGTGGGGTAACTGGTTTAGCTATTGTAATAAAGAAAATTATTGGTATAGATGTTGATATTACAAACTTAATTATAAATATACCTTTATTTATTTTTGGACTTATAGTTTTAGGAAAGGCTTTTGGTGCTAAGACTTTATATGGTACATTTGCTCTATCATTTTTTATTAGAATACTGCCAAACGGAAACTTAGTAAATGAATTATTATTGGCTGCAATATTTGGTGGAGTATTGATGGGAATAGGTTTAGGCATAGTTTTTAGATTTGGCGGTACTACAGGGGGAACTGATTTAGCTGGTGCAATTCTTAATAAATACTTCCCTGGTTTTAGTACTGCTACTTTTATGATGAGTATAGACTTGTGTGTTGTAGCTATTGCTGGTATAGTTGATAAGAAACTAGAAACTTCATTATATTCTGTAATAGCATTATACATTATTGTAAAAGTAATAGACTTAATATTAGAGGGATTAGGATATGCCAAAGCTTTCTTTATTATTTCGCAGTATCCTGATAAAATTGGAAATACTATACTTGAAAAATTAAATAGAGGTGTTACAGTTCTTAAAGGAAGAGGTATGTATACTGGTAAAGATAGAGATGTATTATTATGTGTGGTGAATAGATCTCAAGTTACTAAATTAAAAGAAATAGTTCATCAAATAGATAAGAATGCCTTTGTAATGGTAGCAGATATATATGAGGTGCTAGGAGAAGGCTTTAAAGAAATAAAAACTACTGGATAA
- a CDS encoding transketolase translates to MEKHTEFKKIATTLRKNIIKMLNESGSGHPGGSLSACEIITALYFKEMRIDPKQPKWEDRDRFVLSKGHAAPVLYAALAEKGYFAKEELMKLRKTGQMLQGHPDMKGTPGVDMSTGSLGQGLAAANGMALAAKLSNKDYRVYALLGDGEVQEGIIWEAAMFAAHYKLDNLTVFLDHNGLQIDGENKEVMNIEPIDKKWEAFGWNVIKIDGHNFEEIFEALDKAKATKDKPTIIIAKTVKGKGVSFMENKVGWHGTTPNDEETEKALAELGGEM, encoded by the coding sequence ATGGAAAAACATACTGAGTTTAAGAAAATTGCTACAACATTAAGAAAAAATATCATTAAAATGTTAAACGAATCAGGCTCAGGACATCCTGGTGGTTCTCTTTCAGCATGTGAAATTATTACCGCTTTATATTTTAAAGAAATGAGAATTGACCCTAAACAGCCTAAATGGGAAGATAGGGATAGGTTTGTATTGTCAAAAGGACATGCAGCCCCTGTATTATATGCAGCTTTAGCAGAAAAAGGGTATTTTGCTAAAGAAGAACTAATGAAACTTAGAAAAACAGGTCAAATGCTTCAAGGTCATCCTGATATGAAAGGAACTCCTGGGGTTGATATGTCAACAGGTTCTCTAGGCCAGGGATTAGCAGCAGCAAATGGAATGGCTTTAGCAGCTAAATTAAGTAATAAAGATTATAGGGTTTATGCTCTATTAGGTGATGGTGAAGTCCAAGAGGGAATAATTTGGGAAGCGGCTATGTTTGCTGCGCACTATAAATTAGACAATTTAACTGTTTTCTTGGACCATAATGGGCTTCAAATAGATGGTGAAAATAAAGAAGTTATGAATATAGAGCCTATAGACAAAAAATGGGAAGCTTTTGGTTGGAATGTAATAAAGATAGATGGACATAATTTTGAAGAAATATTCGAAGCTTTAGATAAAGCTAAAGCAACTAAAGATAAGCCAACAATAATCATTGCTAAGACAGTTAAAGGAAAAGGCGTTTCATTTATGGAAAACAAGGTAGGCTGGCATGGTACTACACCTAATGATGAAGAAACAGAAAAGGCACTAGCTGAACTTGGAGGTGAAATGTAA
- a CDS encoding transketolase family protein, which yields MSKKMATRDAYGEALKELGKVNKDIVVLDADLSKSTRTNWFKEEFPERFINVGIAEQNLIGTAAGLAAAGKIPFASSFAMFATGRAYEIIRNSVAYPKLNVKIAATHAGITVGEDGASHQSVEDLSLMRTVPNMVVINPADGVEAKAAVLEAAKYNGPVYIRLGRSKVPVIFNEEDYKFEIGKGIMLEDGTDATIIATGVMVSAALEASKKLAEEGIRVRVINIHTLKPIDKDIIVKAAQDTGAIVTAEEHNIIGGLGSAVSEVLVENYPVPVEKVGIKDTFGESGNGDELLVKYGLTPENIIEAVKKVISRKRG from the coding sequence ATGAGTAAGAAAATGGCAACTAGAGATGCTTATGGTGAAGCACTGAAAGAGTTAGGAAAAGTTAATAAAGATATTGTTGTATTAGATGCAGACTTATCAAAATCTACTAGAACTAACTGGTTTAAAGAAGAATTTCCTGAAAGATTTATAAATGTTGGAATAGCTGAACAGAACTTAATAGGAACAGCTGCTGGGTTAGCAGCGGCAGGTAAAATACCTTTTGCTAGTTCGTTTGCTATGTTTGCTACTGGAAGAGCATATGAGATAATAAGAAACTCAGTTGCTTATCCTAAATTAAATGTTAAGATAGCAGCAACTCATGCTGGAATAACAGTAGGAGAAGATGGGGCTTCACATCAATCAGTTGAAGATTTAAGCTTGATGAGAACAGTACCTAATATGGTTGTTATAAATCCTGCTGACGGTGTTGAGGCAAAAGCAGCAGTATTAGAAGCTGCTAAGTATAATGGACCAGTTTATATAAGATTAGGTAGAAGTAAAGTACCTGTAATATTTAATGAAGAAGATTATAAGTTTGAAATTGGTAAAGGTATAATGTTAGAAGATGGAACTGATGCGACAATTATTGCAACTGGTGTGATGGTATCAGCTGCTTTAGAAGCAAGTAAGAAATTAGCAGAAGAAGGAATTAGAGTTAGAGTGATAAATATTCATACTTTAAAGCCAATAGATAAAGATATTATTGTGAAGGCAGCACAAGATACAGGTGCTATTGTTACAGCAGAAGAACATAATATAATTGGTGGTTTAGGTAGTGCAGTTTCTGAAGTATTAGTAGAAAATTATCCTGTACCAGTAGAAAAAGTAGGAATTAAGGATACATTTGGAGAATCAGGTAATGGTGATGAGCTATTAGTTAAATATGGATTGACACCTGAAAATATAATAGAGGCTGTTAAAAAAGTCATATCAAGAAAAAGAGGATAG
- a CDS encoding LysM peptidoglycan-binding domain-containing protein translates to MKIHVVKPGDSVWSIARKYGTTPESIIEANQLQDLPYLIEGQALVIPKTYTRYVVKPGDTVWTISRKFGVTVDSIIEANNLPSPNFIYPGMILIIPSKTKKYGVIEVNGYIEPTTAEKEKNTVQEVGEFLTYISPFSYQVNADGTLNPIKDEVILEESKKYDIAPLLVVTNFRGGNFDTKLAHTILTDEKIQNTLIDNIIKTMKNKGYKGLNIDFERIPPADRDLYNNFLRKVVDRLKPLGYPVSTALAPKTYDIRKGAWHGAHDYKAHGEIVDFVILMTYEWGWSGGPPMAVAPIKQVKKVLDYALTVIPSRKIMIGIPLYGYDWTLPYMPKGEWAKRVSPQTALKIAAKYGAKIEYDKESQAPYFNYIDEERNKHIVWFEDARSIEAKFKLVYRYNLRGVSYWLLGLSFPQNWVMLDELFVIKKI, encoded by the coding sequence ATGAAAATACACGTTGTTAAACCTGGTGATTCAGTATGGTCAATAGCAAGAAAGTACGGGACAACTCCTGAAAGTATTATAGAAGCTAATCAGCTGCAAGATTTACCGTATTTAATTGAAGGTCAGGCGTTAGTAATACCAAAAACTTATACTAGATATGTTGTAAAACCAGGGGATACAGTATGGACAATTAGTAGAAAATTTGGTGTAACTGTTGACAGTATTATAGAAGCGAATAATTTACCAAGCCCTAATTTTATTTATCCAGGCATGATCTTAATAATACCGAGTAAAACTAAAAAGTATGGGGTAATTGAAGTAAATGGTTATATTGAACCAACAACTGCTGAGAAAGAGAAAAATACAGTTCAAGAGGTTGGAGAGTTTTTAACTTATATTAGCCCTTTTAGTTATCAAGTTAATGCAGATGGAACACTTAATCCAATAAAAGATGAGGTAATATTGGAAGAATCAAAAAAATATGATATTGCACCTCTTTTAGTTGTTACAAACTTTAGAGGAGGTAATTTTGATACTAAATTAGCTCATACAATCTTAACAGATGAAAAAATACAAAACACACTAATAGACAATATTATTAAAACTATGAAAAATAAGGGTTATAAAGGATTGAATATTGATTTTGAAAGAATACCACCAGCAGATAGAGATTTGTATAATAATTTCTTAAGAAAAGTAGTAGATAGGCTTAAGCCTTTAGGATATCCTGTATCTACAGCGTTAGCACCAAAAACTTATGATATTAGAAAAGGAGCATGGCATGGAGCACATGATTATAAAGCACATGGAGAAATAGTTGATTTTGTAATTTTAATGACATACGAATGGGGATGGTCTGGTGGACCACCAATGGCAGTAGCTCCTATAAAACAAGTAAAGAAGGTGTTAGATTATGCACTAACAGTTATACCTAGTAGAAAGATTATGATAGGAATACCGTTATATGGTTACGATTGGACGCTGCCGTATATGCCTAAAGGAGAATGGGCAAAAAGAGTTAGTCCACAGACTGCTTTGAAGATTGCTGCAAAATATGGTGCTAAAATTGAGTATGACAAAGAGTCACAAGCACCGTATTTTAATTATATTGATGAAGAGAGAAATAAGCATATCGTATGGTTTGAAGATGCAAGAAGCATAGAAGCTAAATTCAAACTAGTGTATAGATATAATTTAAGAGGAGTAAGCTATTGGCTTTTAGGTTTATCATTCCCTCAAAATTGGGTTATGTTAGATGAATTATTTGTAATTAAAAAAATATGA